One Manduca sexta isolate Smith_Timp_Sample1 chromosome 28, JHU_Msex_v1.0, whole genome shotgun sequence DNA window includes the following coding sequences:
- the LOC115446411 gene encoding GTPase-activating protein CdGAPr isoform X2, with product MLKHLGSPHGSVMSCQSLAARAFAEPDKDGVTHCSGFHRSVRFSSDSRSSTRTPNEPECKRETPGSISLTALAVTPVTSQSSAMSQSAPPCSTPFDLPHTPPPPVPSCRFPKLEDCAHFHYDRVSLGGLAIETVPCDEDCVDSADEGWVCLKVRSHVNSSCSEWLEGRALACSWSEPGDARDWTLLRNRTNFLALDDMLHRCIYDRKVSGLPNLTEKMTPALMQDEEEYRRLISDYVHHLSIIADDSINCGPVLNWLQMDNKGHKLLVANEDSSSINTPAVAAAYSVRKYVSQARDEISFEVGDMISIIDMPGPQESLWWRGKRGFRVGFFPRHCVAVIGDKVPRHMTQPPPIVGSVAVAPIKPVLRKHGKLISLFRSFILSRPSRRSLKQQGILRERVFGCDLGEHLLNCGEDVPCVVVSCARAIEQRGAVDGVYRLSGGSALTQRLRAQFDGAHALDARAAPDLAVPDPHAVPSLLKMYFRELPNPLCTYQLYERFVKAVQVPDEAARLAAVRDVVVKLPPPHYRTMAYLMRHLRRVSLLSESTGMTARNMAIVWAPNLLRSPAPQHALQGVAVQAVVTEFLICYAEELFAQEQGADSGPESLEQEQCETQEVELRGTESCRRPKSLPINPPTKLLSLEEARRRGRASGSSPPRSAPPAPPSPSPSASASPSAPLRPTAHLQPQYIEVGSGPNNLPQYHTVLDLPLSGAKRGVKRSPSGWRGLFTRSKQQRPRPAPPPPPPAAAATAAAQEPVVGGVRPSRSCESVSEADTLPPLTRNHTQPLRQHARSSSCDSYFEPWQAELADMRLRLSPQERDKHMFSEEDDPQQRPHDDSLCSTPPESGLCSVEPSPRRNLRVDIEAANELAERRRAALEEQLSSLGYIDGESPRARAPPEKRASARPASPAHSDIAKRLCKDRDSPMAPQTDFQNTANNVKLRERNSPRKTKSTRYSGVHHPVDEKTVAVTRLSWHGKDGHSTLIKIDWPVENNSMSNLTTSTINSSPMTPATPVYDPLESDSEVSESNKQTIQIKNDVCVSCDKETCLKCELKATDFESKVYENSLDPSPVHSGSYNLNRLSAVSTSSNSDQEKRANDVIKVMTSSHESSSSYSNVSSKQDELYECYGFTRPNYINLQSSSTSKSSPGSPLKSPLKSTISITFRSPTKTKNEFEGIDGNNTPTNDRDSVYEDIDLEKNLSIVEEASVPETDASLPTQQACQPEHFNDDLIILETPTERFEDPVDVYSQVKFFKKSIEEVNALIFDSPETECQYEDEQSHYENVKFDRHNDYENINVELKLCDKKLEITEVDNKEPDSVEKDNGNVIKKNLNVRELAIRFESPTEQKPPFTFEKFKAEIKYPSLERKEDRRKEDAKDSKVKLARSSSNARSLDESAFVKEFGHEKNYVDRRKSLEVRDVKRTTKLLDLNLNMADNESKNSVTPTSENKISLIQRFNEKRPTDIKSLISVDTEKKLSRERIEKYKEERRNFLREKYSSQSFRSNPEQLTRIKIKKDLDDKGDCERLNDLPKFERRNTVDLGQRMRFSVAKSANNLDTIASPTSPEKGEPSVELRDSERKEKSSPSYNIRDMTAIFEQKTQHTG from the exons atgttaaaacattTA GGCTCTCCCCACGGGTCTGTGATGTCGTGCCAGTCGCTCGCGGCGCGCGCGTTCGCCGAGCCAGACAAGGACGGCGTCACACACTGCTCGGGATTTCACAG GTCTGTAAGATTCAGTTCGGACTCGCGAAGTTCTACAAGAACGCCAAATGAGCCAGAATGCAAGCGGGAAACGCCAG GTTCGATCTCGCTGACGGCGCTGGCGGTGACGCCGGTGACGTCGCAGAGCTCCGCCATGAGCCAGTCTGCGCCGCCCTGCTCCACACCCTTCGACTTGCCGCACACG CCGCCGCCGCCGGTGCCGTCGTGCCGGTTCCCGAAGCTGGAGGACTGCGCGCACTTCCACTATGACCGCGTGTCGCTCGGCGGGCTCGCCATCGAGACCGTGCCCTGCGACGAGGACTGCGTCGACTCCGCGGACGAAG GTTGGGTGTGCCTCAAGGTCCGTTCTCACGTGAACTCGTCGTGTTCTGAGTGGCTGGAGGGCCGCGCGCTGGCCTGCAGCTGGTCGGAGCCGGGCGACGCCAGGGACTGGACGCTGCTGCGGAACAGGACCAACTTCCTCGCGCTCGACGACATGCTGCACAG ATGTATATACGACAGAAAAGTGTCAGGCCTGCCGAACctcacggagaagatgactccAGCGCTGATGCAGGACGAGGAGGAGTACCGAAGGCTGATATCGGACTACGTGCATCACCTGTCCATCATCGCCGACGACTCCATCAACTGCGGACCGGTTTTGAACTGGCTGCAGATGGATAATAAAG GTCACAAACTGTTAGTGGCGAATGAAGACTCGAGCTCCATAAACACGCCTGCCGTAGCGGCGGCCTACTCCGTCAGGAAATATGTGTCACAG GCTCGAGACGAAATCAGTTTTGAAGTGGGTGACATGATATCCATCATTGACATGCCTG GTCCGCAGGAGTCGCTGTGGTGGCGCGGCAAGCGCGGGTTCCGCGTGGGGTTCTTCCCGCGCCACTGTGTCGCCGTCATCGGCGACAAGGTGCCGCGCCACATGACGCAGCCGCCGCCCATCGTCGG ATCGGTGGCGGTCGCTCCAATCAAACCGGTACTGCGTAAACACGGCAAGTTGATATCGCTGTTCCGCAGCTTCATACTGTCGCGGCCGTCGCGGCGCAGCCTCAAGCAGCAGGGCATCCTGCGCGAGAGGGTCTTCGGCTGCGACCTCGGCGAGCATCTGCTCAACTGCGGCGAGGACG TGCCGTGCGTGGTGGTGTCGTGCGCGCGCGCCATCGAGCAGCGCGGCGCCGTGGACGGCGTGTACCGGCTGTCGGGCGGCTCGGCGCTCACGCAGCGCCTGCGCGCGCAGTTCGACGGCGCGCACGCACTCgacgcgcgcgccgcgcccgacCTCGCCGTGCCCGACCCGCACGCCGTGCCCAGCCTGCTCAAGATGTACTTCCG TGAGCTGCCGAACCCGCTGTGCACGTACCAGCTGTACGAGCGGTTCGTGAAGGCGGTGCAGGTGCCGGACGAGGCGGCGCGGCTCGCGGCCGTCAGGGACGTGGTCGTCAAGCTACCACCGCCACACTACAG AACGATGGCGTACCTGATGCGGCACCTGCGGCGCGTGTCGCTGCTGAGCGAGTCGACAGGCATGACGGCGCGCAACATGGCCATCGTGTGGGCGCCCAACCTGCTGCGCTCCCCCGCGCCGCAGCACGCGCTGCAGGGCGTCGCCGTGCAG GCGGTGGTGACGGAGTTCCTGATATGCTACGCGGAGGAGCTGTTTGCGCAGGAGCAGGGGGCAGATTCAGGACCGGAGTCTCTGGAACAG GAGCAGTGTGAAACACAAGAGGTGGAGCTCCGCGGCACGGAGTCCTGCAGGCGGCCCAAGAGTTTGCCCATCAATCCACCCACCAAGCTATTGAG CTTGGAGGAGGCTCGTCGCCGAGGCCGCGCGAGTGGCTCGTCACCTCCCCGCTCAgccccgcccgcgccgccctcgCCCTCGCCCTCCGCCTCCGCCTCGCCCTCCGCGCCGCTGCGACCCACGGCACACCTGCAGCCGCAGTACATCGAG GTCGGCTCCGGACCTAACAATCTGCCGCAGTACCACACCGTGCTCGACTTACCGCTCTCAG GCGCCAAGCGCGGAGTGAAGCGGTCTCCGTCGGGCTGGCGCGGGCTGTTCACGCGCAGCAAGCAGCAgcgcccgcgccccgcgccgcccccgccgccgcccgccgccgccgccaccgccgccgcacAG GAACCTGTTGTGGGCGGAGTGCGTCCGTCCCGTTCGTGCGAGTCGGTGTCGGAGGCGGACACGCTGCCGCCACTCACGCGCAATCACACACAACCACTACGACAACACGCTCG GTCATCATCGTGCGATTCGTATTTCGAGCCATGGCAGGCGGAGCTGGCGGACATGCGCCTGCGCCTGTCGCCACAAGAGAGAGACAAGCACATGTTCAGCGAGGAGGACGACCCGCAACAACGGCCTCAC GATGATTCCCTGTGTTCAACTCCACCGGAATCCGGGTTGTGCAGTGTGGAGCCAAGTCCCAGGAGGAACTTGCGAGTCGATATAGAGGCAGCTAACGAATTGGCTGAAAG ACGTCGCGCGGCGCTGGAGGAGCAGCTGTCGTCGCTCGGCTACATCGACGGCGAGTCACCGCGCGCGCGCGCCCCGCCCGAGAAGCGAGCCTCCGCGCGACCCGCCAGCCCCGCGCACAGCGACATCGCCAAGCG ATTATGCAAAGATCGCGACAGCCCCATGGCGCCGCAGACAGATTTCCAGAACACCGCGAACAACGTCAAACTGAG AGAGAGAAACTCCCCGCGAAAGACAAAGTCGACACGATACAGCGGTGTACATCATCCGGTCGATGAAAAGACTGTCGCCGTGACGCGACTCAGTTGGCACGGAAAAGACGGACACTCGACACTGATCAAAATCGATTGGCCGGTTGAGAACAACTCTATGAGTAATCTGACGACTAGCACGATAAACTCCAGTCCGATGACTCCGGCCACTCCGGTGTACGATCCGTTGGAAAGCGACTCCGAAGTCAGCGAGAGTAACAAACAAACGATACAGATTAAAAATGACGTTTGCGTCAGCTGCGATAAGGAGACGTGCCTCAAATGTGAACTGAAGGCCACGGATTTTGAGTCCAAAGTTTACGAGAACAGTTTGGATCCAAGTCCTGTGCATTCCGGAAGCTATAATTTAAACAGATTGTCGGCTGTGTCGACGTCGTCGAACTCCGACCAGGAGAAGAGGGCCAATGACGTCATTAAAGTGATGACGTCGTCGCATGAGAGTTCTTCAAGTTACTCGAATGTAAGCTCTAAGCAAGATGAATTGTATGAATGCTACGGGTTTACAAGAcccaattatattaatttacaatctTCAAGCACCAGCAAAAGCTCTCCAGGATCTCCTTTAAAAAGCCCATTGAAATCTACCATAAGCATCACATTTAGATCTCCTACCAAAACCAAAAACGAGTTTGAAGGCATAGACGGAAATAACACGCCCACAAACGACAGAGATTCGGTCTACGAAGACATAGATTTAGAGAAAAACTTGTCTATAGTAGAGGAGGCGAGTGTGCCGGAAACGGATGCAAGTCTGCCAACGCAACAGGCATGCCAACCTGAGCATTTTAACGATGATCTCATTATATTAGAAACTCCTACAGAGAGGTTCGAAGATCCAGTAGACGTTTACAGCCAAGTGAAATTCTTTAAAAAGAGCATAGAAGAGGTCAACGCACTGATTTTCGATTCTCCAGAAACGGAATGTCAATACGAAGACGAACAAAGTCATTACGAAAACGTTAAATTTGATAGGCACAACGactacgaaaatattaatgtgGAGCTCAAATTATGTGACAAGAAACTAGAAATTACTGAAGTCGATAATAAAGAACCGGATTCCGTGGAGAAGGACAAcggaaatgttataaaaaagaatttgaatGTTCGTGAACTAGCGATTAGGTTTGAAAGTCCTACTGAACAGAAACCACCGTTCACATTCGAAAAGTTTAAAGCCGAAATTAAATATCCAAGTCTGGAAAGGAAAGAAGACAGGAGGAAAGAAGATGCCAAAGATTCGAAAGTTAAACTAGCTAGGAGTTCTAGCAACGCGCGTTCGCTGGACGAAAGCGCTTTCGTTAAAGAATTTGGTCATGAAAAGAACTATGTAGACAGGAGGAAAAGTCTCGAAGTCAGAGACGTTAAAAGAACGACTAAATTGTTAGATTTGAATCTAAATATGGCGGACAATGAATCTAAAAATAGTGTAACACCTACAAGTGAAAACAAGATATCGTTAATACAAAGATTTAATGAAAAACGACCCACAGACATCAAAAGCTTAATCAGCGTTGACACAGAAAAGAAACTAAGCAGAGAAAGGATAGagaaatacaaagaagaaagaAGGAACTTCTTACGAGAGAAATACAGTTCCCAATCGTTCAGAAGTAATCCAGAGCAATTGACTAGGATTAAGATAAAGAAAGATTTAGACGATAAAGGCGATTGTGAGAGGTTGAATGACCTGCCTAAGTTTGAACGGAGAAATACAGTGGACCTCGGACAAAGGATGAGGTTTTCTGTGGCCAAAAGTGCCAACAATTTGGACACTATAGCGTCCCCCACTAGTCCTGAGAAAGGGGAACCGAGCGTCGAGTTGAGAGACAGTGAGAG AAAGGAGAAATCGTCACCATCGTACAACATACGCGACATGACCGCcatatttgaacaaaaaacaCAACACACGGGTTGA
- the LOC115446411 gene encoding GTPase-activating protein CdGAPr isoform X5, with protein MRRVFGVCSDSWLLCGQNGSPHGSVMSCQSLAARAFAEPDKDGVTHCSGFHRSVRFSSDSRSSTRTPNEPECKRETPGSISLTALAVTPVTSQSSAMSQSAPPCSTPFDLPHTPPPPVPSCRFPKLEDCAHFHYDRVSLGGLAIETVPCDEDCVDSADEGWVCLKVRSHVNSSCSEWLEGRALACSWSEPGDARDWTLLRNRTNFLALDDMLHRCIYDRKVSGLPNLTEKMTPALMQDEEEYRRLISDYVHHLSIIADDSINCGPVLNWLQMDNKGHKLLVANEDSSSINTPAVAAAYSVRKYVSQARDEISFEVGDMISIIDMPGPQESLWWRGKRGFRVGFFPRHCVAVIGDKVPRHMTQPPPIVGSVAVAPIKPVLRKHGKLISLFRSFILSRPSRRSLKQQGILRERVFGCDLGEHLLNCGEDVPCVVVSCARAIEQRGAVDGVYRLSGGSALTQRLRAQFDGAHALDARAAPDLAVPDPHAVPSLLKMYFRELPNPLCTYQLYERFVKAVQVPDEAARLAAVRDVVVKLPPPHYRTMAYLMRHLRRVSLLSESTGMTARNMAIVWAPNLLRSPAPQHALQGVAVQAVVTEFLICYAEELFAQEQGADSGPESLEQEQCETQEVELRGTESCRRPKSLPINPPTKLLSLEEARRRGRASGSSPPRSAPPAPPSPSPSASASPSAPLRPTAHLQPQYIEVGSGPNNLPQYHTVLDLPLSGAKRGVKRSPSGWRGLFTRSKQQRPRPAPPPPPPAAAATAAAQEPVVGGVRPSRSCESVSEADTLPPLTRNHTQPLRQHARSSSCDSYFEPWQAELADMRLRLSPQERDKHMFSEEDDPQQRPHDDSLCSTPPESGLCSVEPSPRRNLRVDIEAANELAERRRAALEEQLSSLGYIDGESPRARAPPEKRASARPASPAHSDIAKRLCKDRDSPMAPQTDFQNTANNVKLRKEKSSPSYNIRDMTAIFEQKTQHTG; from the exons GGCTCTCCCCACGGGTCTGTGATGTCGTGCCAGTCGCTCGCGGCGCGCGCGTTCGCCGAGCCAGACAAGGACGGCGTCACACACTGCTCGGGATTTCACAG GTCTGTAAGATTCAGTTCGGACTCGCGAAGTTCTACAAGAACGCCAAATGAGCCAGAATGCAAGCGGGAAACGCCAG GTTCGATCTCGCTGACGGCGCTGGCGGTGACGCCGGTGACGTCGCAGAGCTCCGCCATGAGCCAGTCTGCGCCGCCCTGCTCCACACCCTTCGACTTGCCGCACACG CCGCCGCCGCCGGTGCCGTCGTGCCGGTTCCCGAAGCTGGAGGACTGCGCGCACTTCCACTATGACCGCGTGTCGCTCGGCGGGCTCGCCATCGAGACCGTGCCCTGCGACGAGGACTGCGTCGACTCCGCGGACGAAG GTTGGGTGTGCCTCAAGGTCCGTTCTCACGTGAACTCGTCGTGTTCTGAGTGGCTGGAGGGCCGCGCGCTGGCCTGCAGCTGGTCGGAGCCGGGCGACGCCAGGGACTGGACGCTGCTGCGGAACAGGACCAACTTCCTCGCGCTCGACGACATGCTGCACAG ATGTATATACGACAGAAAAGTGTCAGGCCTGCCGAACctcacggagaagatgactccAGCGCTGATGCAGGACGAGGAGGAGTACCGAAGGCTGATATCGGACTACGTGCATCACCTGTCCATCATCGCCGACGACTCCATCAACTGCGGACCGGTTTTGAACTGGCTGCAGATGGATAATAAAG GTCACAAACTGTTAGTGGCGAATGAAGACTCGAGCTCCATAAACACGCCTGCCGTAGCGGCGGCCTACTCCGTCAGGAAATATGTGTCACAG GCTCGAGACGAAATCAGTTTTGAAGTGGGTGACATGATATCCATCATTGACATGCCTG GTCCGCAGGAGTCGCTGTGGTGGCGCGGCAAGCGCGGGTTCCGCGTGGGGTTCTTCCCGCGCCACTGTGTCGCCGTCATCGGCGACAAGGTGCCGCGCCACATGACGCAGCCGCCGCCCATCGTCGG ATCGGTGGCGGTCGCTCCAATCAAACCGGTACTGCGTAAACACGGCAAGTTGATATCGCTGTTCCGCAGCTTCATACTGTCGCGGCCGTCGCGGCGCAGCCTCAAGCAGCAGGGCATCCTGCGCGAGAGGGTCTTCGGCTGCGACCTCGGCGAGCATCTGCTCAACTGCGGCGAGGACG TGCCGTGCGTGGTGGTGTCGTGCGCGCGCGCCATCGAGCAGCGCGGCGCCGTGGACGGCGTGTACCGGCTGTCGGGCGGCTCGGCGCTCACGCAGCGCCTGCGCGCGCAGTTCGACGGCGCGCACGCACTCgacgcgcgcgccgcgcccgacCTCGCCGTGCCCGACCCGCACGCCGTGCCCAGCCTGCTCAAGATGTACTTCCG TGAGCTGCCGAACCCGCTGTGCACGTACCAGCTGTACGAGCGGTTCGTGAAGGCGGTGCAGGTGCCGGACGAGGCGGCGCGGCTCGCGGCCGTCAGGGACGTGGTCGTCAAGCTACCACCGCCACACTACAG AACGATGGCGTACCTGATGCGGCACCTGCGGCGCGTGTCGCTGCTGAGCGAGTCGACAGGCATGACGGCGCGCAACATGGCCATCGTGTGGGCGCCCAACCTGCTGCGCTCCCCCGCGCCGCAGCACGCGCTGCAGGGCGTCGCCGTGCAG GCGGTGGTGACGGAGTTCCTGATATGCTACGCGGAGGAGCTGTTTGCGCAGGAGCAGGGGGCAGATTCAGGACCGGAGTCTCTGGAACAG GAGCAGTGTGAAACACAAGAGGTGGAGCTCCGCGGCACGGAGTCCTGCAGGCGGCCCAAGAGTTTGCCCATCAATCCACCCACCAAGCTATTGAG CTTGGAGGAGGCTCGTCGCCGAGGCCGCGCGAGTGGCTCGTCACCTCCCCGCTCAgccccgcccgcgccgccctcgCCCTCGCCCTCCGCCTCCGCCTCGCCCTCCGCGCCGCTGCGACCCACGGCACACCTGCAGCCGCAGTACATCGAG GTCGGCTCCGGACCTAACAATCTGCCGCAGTACCACACCGTGCTCGACTTACCGCTCTCAG GCGCCAAGCGCGGAGTGAAGCGGTCTCCGTCGGGCTGGCGCGGGCTGTTCACGCGCAGCAAGCAGCAgcgcccgcgccccgcgccgcccccgccgccgcccgccgccgccgccaccgccgccgcacAG GAACCTGTTGTGGGCGGAGTGCGTCCGTCCCGTTCGTGCGAGTCGGTGTCGGAGGCGGACACGCTGCCGCCACTCACGCGCAATCACACACAACCACTACGACAACACGCTCG GTCATCATCGTGCGATTCGTATTTCGAGCCATGGCAGGCGGAGCTGGCGGACATGCGCCTGCGCCTGTCGCCACAAGAGAGAGACAAGCACATGTTCAGCGAGGAGGACGACCCGCAACAACGGCCTCAC GATGATTCCCTGTGTTCAACTCCACCGGAATCCGGGTTGTGCAGTGTGGAGCCAAGTCCCAGGAGGAACTTGCGAGTCGATATAGAGGCAGCTAACGAATTGGCTGAAAG ACGTCGCGCGGCGCTGGAGGAGCAGCTGTCGTCGCTCGGCTACATCGACGGCGAGTCACCGCGCGCGCGCGCCCCGCCCGAGAAGCGAGCCTCCGCGCGACCCGCCAGCCCCGCGCACAGCGACATCGCCAAGCG ATTATGCAAAGATCGCGACAGCCCCATGGCGCCGCAGACAGATTTCCAGAACACCGCGAACAACGTCAAACTGAG AAAGGAGAAATCGTCACCATCGTACAACATACGCGACATGACCGCcatatttgaacaaaaaacaCAACACACGGGTTGA